One genomic region from Rhizomicrobium palustre encodes:
- a CDS encoding LacI family DNA-binding transcriptional regulator: MTVKSARGAGKKRTSAATIYDVARRVGVSPMTVSRVVNGESNVREATRDAVQKAMRELQFRPNKAARSLAGAQEIRIGLLYNNPSVAYFTALLLGALDGSSRNAAQLVVDKSEVGDAVAATQAVRTLIKGGINGILLTAPLSERSDLIAELKEQEVSIVGMATSSFTGEITCVGIDDFKAGYDLTKYLIGLGHSRIAFISGHPSHSSSRQRRAGFEAAIKEAGAKVEKPRVAQGDYSYRSGMEAAEELLSGKTAPTAIFASNDDMASGAMSVAHRKGLEVPKDLSVVGFDDTIASSLWPALTTIRQPVGEIAATAINLIAQEVRDRRNDRPVEIQNITVPHLLVERESAVPPRKR; this comes from the coding sequence ATGACGGTCAAATCGGCACGGGGGGCGGGCAAAAAACGCACGAGCGCGGCCACTATTTACGATGTGGCGCGGCGGGTTGGCGTTTCGCCCATGACAGTAAGCCGAGTCGTAAATGGCGAATCAAATGTGCGCGAGGCCACCCGCGATGCCGTCCAAAAGGCGATGCGGGAGCTGCAATTCCGGCCCAACAAGGCGGCACGCAGCCTGGCGGGTGCCCAGGAGATTCGTATCGGCCTGCTCTATAACAACCCTTCGGTTGCATATTTCACCGCCCTGCTGCTGGGTGCGCTGGACGGCTCCAGCCGCAATGCCGCGCAACTGGTGGTGGATAAGTCTGAAGTCGGCGATGCCGTGGCGGCGACCCAAGCTGTCCGTACACTGATTAAAGGCGGGATCAACGGCATTCTCCTCACCGCGCCCTTAAGCGAGCGTTCGGACCTCATTGCCGAGCTGAAGGAGCAGGAAGTCTCCATCGTGGGCATGGCGACGAGTTCTTTCACCGGCGAGATCACCTGTGTCGGCATCGATGATTTCAAAGCCGGCTATGACCTGACGAAATACCTGATCGGCCTGGGCCACAGCCGGATCGCCTTCATCTCGGGCCACCCCTCTCATTCCTCATCGCGCCAGCGCCGCGCAGGCTTCGAAGCCGCCATCAAGGAAGCTGGAGCCAAGGTCGAGAAACCGCGCGTTGCGCAGGGCGATTACAGCTATCGCTCCGGCATGGAAGCCGCGGAGGAATTGCTCTCTGGCAAAACCGCGCCGACCGCGATCTTCGCCTCCAACGACGATATGGCCTCGGGCGCGATGAGTGTGGCGCATCGAAAAGGGCTCGAAGTCCCCAAAGACCTTTCCGTGGTGGGCTTTGACGATACCATTGCCTCATCACTGTGGCCCGCGCTGACGACCATCCGCCAACCGGTAGGCGAAATCGCCGCCACAGCGATAAATCTGATTGCACAGGAAGTTCGCGACCGGCGTAATGACCGCCCGGTGGAGATCCAGAACATCACCGTGCCCCATCTTCTGGTGGAGCGTGAATCCGCGGTCCCGCCCCGCAAGCGGTGA
- a CDS encoding GNAT family N-acetyltransferase, whose product MIEISPPCSAPALSAVPIFTGFIPMVSKGLVPGRAWLDRAAEPRAAHVLHSYGMSLLWGDGLEAAFEVVTAHLRDGHYRQRDEWLQIDPRFDHLPWDDALPDTERFTRVNFRFDEAVFAARHRASAVPNGWRIVPLPQHGYALEGVTVSPHFFWNDYASFTAHGGGMLAVSENGEPGAMAFTATRGEGWLEIGIETLSAYRGQGLARAVAVAMIEKCLSQGLEPVWACRKENAGSFHLAQSLGFAVTRQFPFYRLAAA is encoded by the coding sequence ATGATCGAGATTTCGCCGCCTTGCTCCGCCCCCGCTTTGTCCGCTGTTCCCATTTTCACCGGCTTCATCCCGATGGTGAGCAAGGGCTTGGTCCCGGGCCGGGCTTGGCTTGATCGCGCGGCGGAGCCTCGGGCCGCCCATGTCCTGCACAGCTATGGCATGTCGCTTCTATGGGGCGACGGATTGGAGGCCGCTTTTGAGGTGGTCACGGCCCATCTCCGCGACGGCCACTATCGCCAAAGGGATGAATGGCTGCAGATTGACCCGCGCTTTGATCATCTTCCCTGGGATGATGCCTTGCCTGACACAGAACGGTTCACGCGGGTGAATTTCCGCTTTGATGAAGCGGTTTTCGCAGCGCGCCATCGCGCGTCTGCTGTGCCCAATGGATGGCGGATTGTGCCGCTGCCCCAGCATGGCTACGCGCTTGAAGGCGTCACCGTCAGCCCGCACTTCTTCTGGAACGATTATGCGAGCTTTACCGCGCATGGCGGCGGGATGCTGGCTGTGAGCGAGAACGGAGAGCCTGGCGCCATGGCTTTCACCGCCACGCGCGGGGAGGGTTGGCTCGAAATCGGCATCGAAACCCTCAGCGCCTATCGCGGCCAAGGCTTGGCGCGCGCCGTGGCGGTCGCAATGATTGAGAAATGCCTTTCACAAGGCTTGGAGCCCGTTTGGGCCTGCCGCAAGGAGAATGCAGGCTCTTTCCATTTGGCTCAGAGTCTCGGCTTTGCGGTGACCCGGCAATTCCCGTTCTACCGGCTTGCCGCGGCTTAA
- a CDS encoding PTS sugar transporter subunit IIA, producing MIGIVLVTHGRLAHEFISAMEHMVGPQSHLRAVCIGPEDDIERRQREIAAAVKSVDLGDGVVIATDMFGGTPCNLALTLLEKGKVEVLAGVNLPSLIKLCDARTKQPLEIAVQDAIEAGRKYMRAGSADLFATP from the coding sequence ATGATCGGTATTGTTCTGGTTACACACGGCCGTCTAGCCCATGAGTTCATTTCGGCCATGGAGCATATGGTCGGCCCGCAGAGTCATTTGCGCGCCGTCTGTATCGGCCCTGAAGACGACATCGAACGCCGCCAGCGTGAAATCGCCGCCGCCGTGAAATCGGTGGATCTGGGCGATGGCGTTGTCATCGCCACCGATATGTTCGGCGGCACTCCTTGCAATCTCGCGCTCACGCTTTTGGAAAAAGGCAAGGTAGAAGTGCTGGCCGGTGTGAACCTGCCGAGCCTCATCAAGCTTTGCGATGCGCGCACTAAGCAACCTTTGGAAATCGCCGTGCAGGACGCCATCGAAGCGGGGCGCAAATATATGCGAGCCGGTTCAGCAGACCTGTTCGCCACGCCCTGA
- a CDS encoding HPr family phosphocarrier protein gives MTASCLSATAKIVNKRGLHARASAKLVEAASRFKAHVTVSKDGATVDARSIMGLMLLAAPIGTEIEISAAGEDAQEALTAILALVEAKFGED, from the coding sequence ATGACAGCTTCCTGCCTTAGCGCCACTGCAAAGATCGTCAACAAGCGCGGCCTGCACGCCAGGGCCTCTGCGAAGCTCGTCGAGGCGGCCTCACGCTTCAAAGCACATGTAACGGTGTCAAAAGATGGAGCGACGGTGGATGCCCGCTCCATCATGGGGCTGATGCTGCTCGCCGCCCCTATCGGGACCGAGATCGAAATCTCGGCCGCGGGCGAAGATGCGCAAGAAGCCCTCACCGCCATCCTCGCGTTGGTCGAGGCCAAGTTCGGCGAGGATTGA
- a CDS encoding HPr kinase/phosphorylase translates to MAALTVNIHATALRLAKAAQIFGAPKNFGVLLIGKSGSGKSDLALRLIARGAELIADDRTDLLVTRGKLIAKCPRQLTGLLEVRGVGIIALSPAAKSPTSAPIGLVIRLGARPPRLPEPEFWRPPAALALKPKSFPPVISLAAFEASAPEKVLVAAAALAKGLYREEINPN, encoded by the coding sequence ATGGCAGCATTGACAGTCAACATCCACGCTACAGCGCTGAGGCTCGCAAAAGCCGCGCAGATCTTCGGCGCGCCCAAGAATTTCGGTGTGCTCTTGATCGGCAAAAGCGGTTCAGGAAAATCCGACCTCGCCCTCCGGTTGATCGCGCGCGGAGCCGAGCTGATCGCGGATGATCGCACCGATCTTTTGGTCACGCGCGGAAAATTGATTGCCAAATGTCCGCGTCAACTTACAGGGCTTCTAGAAGTGCGTGGCGTCGGGATCATCGCGTTATCCCCAGCAGCAAAATCCCCTACATCGGCTCCTATCGGTCTTGTGATCCGGCTTGGCGCCCGGCCCCCGAGGCTGCCGGAACCCGAATTCTGGCGCCCCCCTGCGGCTTTGGCGCTAAAGCCCAAGTCCTTTCCGCCGGTTATAAGTCTTGCTGCGTTTGAGGCCTCGGCCCCAGAAAAGGTACTTGTAGCGGCAGCAGCGCTCGCCAAGGGCTTGTACCGCGAGGAAATCAACCCAAATTAA
- a CDS encoding DUF6600 domain-containing protein, which yields MRNLSKVRFLVSTLALLPAATLPFISPAKAQFAASISFDSFHDELSHYGSWLYSDRWGMVWQPADMPDDFRPYYTSGHWVFTEDYGWYWTSNYPWGDIAFHYGRWVADPDDGWLWVPGYTWSPGWVVWRQNPTYVGWMPMPPDPYFLDRHSGSSFEFSYSSGVEHISFGWSDATFGYRRWYGPDYDDRRFAANWVFLSPGHMADHDYRPVIVNDPVRVTTIIHQTQNITNYTVVNNYVVNKSVDVHVVERGGGRPVEVMRARDVIRRPALIASLDAGRQARMAAREMAPIGNGIAHSAPPPPPRVVERLSAEPAMFHGRPPAHLFTRANIVTPAAQAKFQGAPEQGHPEQGHPPPNHPPADFRPPDRRPQDVQQPEHRPEAMQDRHQPDAMRGEPPRDREMTPPQRDRNRFSPPERQHPIDTPMVRTPPPTRDDMMRPPHERPAARPEGQMEHHREGPPPQNHVAPHPSPKPEAHRPPPERPREERDREERGKDKEHRPE from the coding sequence ATGCGCAATCTGTCCAAAGTTCGATTCCTTGTGAGCACGCTGGCGCTTCTTCCCGCAGCCACCCTGCCCTTCATCAGTCCCGCAAAGGCCCAATTCGCGGCCTCTATCAGCTTCGATAGTTTTCACGACGAACTTTCCCATTACGGCTCATGGCTCTACAGCGACCGCTGGGGCATGGTCTGGCAGCCTGCCGATATGCCTGACGATTTCAGGCCCTATTACACCTCCGGCCATTGGGTCTTCACCGAAGACTATGGCTGGTATTGGACGTCCAATTACCCATGGGGCGACATCGCCTTTCATTACGGGCGCTGGGTCGCCGATCCCGATGACGGATGGCTATGGGTGCCTGGTTATACCTGGAGCCCGGGCTGGGTGGTGTGGCGGCAGAACCCAACTTATGTCGGCTGGATGCCGATGCCGCCTGATCCTTATTTCCTCGACCGGCACAGCGGCTCTTCCTTCGAGTTTTCCTATTCGAGCGGCGTCGAGCATATTTCCTTCGGCTGGAGCGATGCCACCTTCGGATACCGGCGCTGGTATGGCCCCGATTACGATGACCGACGTTTCGCCGCGAACTGGGTTTTCCTCTCCCCAGGGCATATGGCTGATCACGATTACAGGCCGGTGATCGTAAACGATCCGGTGCGGGTCACCACCATCATTCATCAGACCCAGAACATCACCAACTACACTGTGGTGAACAATTACGTGGTCAATAAAAGCGTCGATGTGCATGTGGTGGAGCGCGGCGGTGGGCGGCCCGTGGAAGTAATGCGCGCGCGCGATGTGATCCGCCGCCCGGCCTTGATCGCGTCTCTTGACGCCGGACGGCAGGCACGCATGGCAGCCCGCGAGATGGCGCCCATCGGCAACGGCATTGCCCATAGTGCCCCGCCTCCGCCGCCGCGCGTGGTGGAACGGCTTTCAGCTGAGCCCGCGATGTTTCATGGCCGCCCGCCGGCGCATCTCTTCACGCGGGCCAATATCGTCACCCCAGCGGCCCAAGCCAAATTTCAAGGCGCACCAGAACAAGGTCATCCCGAGCAAGGCCATCCGCCACCAAATCATCCGCCCGCAGACTTCCGCCCACCGGATCGCCGTCCGCAGGATGTTCAGCAACCCGAGCATCGGCCGGAGGCTATGCAGGACCGGCACCAGCCGGACGCCATGCGGGGAGAGCCGCCGCGCGATCGTGAGATGACGCCGCCTCAACGCGACAGGAACAGATTTTCACCGCCCGAACGCCAACACCCCATCGATACGCCCATGGTGCGCACGCCACCGCCCACACGGGATGATATGATGCGCCCACCGCATGAGCGCCCGGCGGCGCGACCTGAAGGTCAGATGGAGCATCACCGGGAAGGACCGCCGCCGCAAAACCATGTTGCGCCACATCCCTCCCCCAAGCCAGAAGCGCATCGCCCCCCTCCAGAACGCCCGCGCGAGGAGCGCGACCGTGAGGAGCGCGGCAAAGACAAAGAACACCGCCCCGAATAA
- a CDS encoding response regulator transcription factor, with product MANIALVDDDKNILASVQMLLEQEGYHVRTFSDGAAALTGLTGTPPDLAILDIKMPRMDGLELLRRLRQVQESIPVIFLTSKDEEIDELMGLNAGADDYIRKPFSQRLLLERVKAVLRRADAQKVLPNAAPETKKEALIRGKLALDPQRHECTWDGRPVRLTVTEFLILQCLAQRPGFVKSRDSLMDAAYDDQVYVDDRTIDSHIKRLRKKFKQVDDSFEAIETLYGVGYRYREI from the coding sequence ATGGCGAACATCGCTCTTGTTGACGACGACAAAAACATCCTCGCCTCCGTCCAGATGCTGTTGGAGCAGGAAGGCTATCACGTGCGCACCTTCAGTGACGGCGCCGCCGCGCTGACCGGGCTGACGGGCACGCCCCCTGACCTCGCCATCCTCGACATCAAGATGCCGCGCATGGACGGGCTGGAGCTCTTGCGCCGCCTGCGTCAAGTGCAGGAAAGCATCCCGGTGATCTTCCTTACCTCCAAGGACGAGGAAATCGACGAGCTGATGGGCCTGAACGCGGGTGCCGACGATTACATCAGGAAGCCCTTCTCCCAGCGTCTCCTCCTGGAACGGGTGAAAGCGGTGCTGCGCCGGGCCGATGCCCAGAAGGTGCTGCCCAACGCCGCTCCCGAGACCAAGAAGGAAGCGCTGATCCGCGGCAAGCTTGCCCTCGATCCGCAGCGCCATGAATGCACCTGGGACGGGCGTCCGGTCCGCCTGACGGTCACCGAATTCCTCATCCTGCAATGCCTTGCCCAGCGCCCCGGCTTTGTGAAAAGCCGCGATAGCCTGATGGATGCCGCTTACGATGATCAGGTCTATGTCGACGACCGCACCATCGACAGCCACATCAAGCGCCTGCGCAAGAAGTTCAAGCAGGTGGATGACAGCTTCGAAGCCATCGAGACCCTCTATGGCGTGGGCTACCGTTATCGCGAAATCTAG
- a CDS encoding stimulus-sensing domain-containing protein, whose product MKFFASVSKSRHSVLRWRIILLNTVVFAVLIAGVTWVQTSRVGLVDERLTGVEEEARVVAATLAEYATITEGRGINVQSASELLRDLLGPTRLRARLYDTDGMLIVDTRYLLSRNVVQTLELAPIDRWSRFERWATGLYDSIMGVRPNAHYEPYFEGGQDGKVYVEVQTALQGVTASTKRVDEHNKLVLSTAAPVQRFKAIYGVLYVSTEGGDIDDILRLERTKLIEVFLLATLLMITASLYLSWNIAEPMRHLAEAAERVRRGRSGRETIPDMSRRGDEIGDLAEAMSTMTKALYDRIDAIESFAADVAHEIKNPLTSLRSAVDMLVRSSDEESRKRLLNIVRADVKRVDRLITDISDASRLDAELSRETATPVDIAKLLETIVEIYKMMELPRGVQIALDIHLPHDAAVMGRDERLGQVIRNLIDNAVSFSPKDGTVTITAHTDPGTVVITVDDQGPGIPPDNLETIFNRFYTERPQEHDFGKNSGLGLSIARQITEGVGGRIWAENRTNGGARFIVELPLAVAWQH is encoded by the coding sequence ATGAAATTCTTCGCCAGCGTCAGCAAAAGCCGCCACTCGGTTCTGAGGTGGCGCATTATTCTCCTCAACACCGTGGTCTTCGCGGTGCTGATCGCCGGTGTGACCTGGGTGCAGACATCCCGTGTCGGCCTGGTGGATGAGCGGCTCACCGGCGTTGAGGAAGAAGCACGGGTGGTGGCCGCAACGCTGGCCGAATACGCCACCATCACCGAAGGCCGAGGCATCAACGTCCAAAGTGCCAGCGAGCTGTTGCGCGACCTTCTTGGCCCTACCCGCCTGCGCGCCCGGCTCTATGACACCGACGGGATGCTGATTGTCGATACCCGCTATCTGCTCTCGCGCAATGTGGTGCAGACGCTGGAACTCGCCCCCATCGACCGCTGGAGCCGTTTCGAACGCTGGGCGACGGGGCTCTACGATTCCATCATGGGCGTACGCCCCAACGCCCATTACGAGCCCTATTTCGAAGGCGGCCAGGACGGCAAGGTCTATGTCGAAGTGCAAACCGCACTGCAGGGCGTGACCGCCTCCACCAAACGTGTCGACGAGCATAACAAGCTGGTGCTCTCTACCGCCGCGCCGGTGCAGCGCTTCAAAGCCATTTACGGCGTGCTCTATGTCTCGACCGAAGGCGGCGATATCGACGACATTCTACGCCTGGAACGTACCAAGCTGATCGAAGTGTTCCTCCTGGCGACCCTTCTGATGATCACCGCCTCGCTCTATCTTTCCTGGAACATCGCCGAACCGATGCGCCATCTCGCCGAAGCCGCCGAGCGCGTGCGCCGGGGCCGTTCAGGGCGCGAGACCATTCCGGATATGAGCCGCCGCGGCGACGAAATCGGCGACCTTGCCGAGGCCATGAGTACCATGACCAAGGCGCTTTATGACCGCATCGACGCCATCGAAAGCTTTGCCGCCGATGTGGCGCATGAGATCAAGAACCCCCTCACCTCTCTGCGCAGTGCCGTCGACATGCTGGTGCGCTCCAGCGATGAGGAATCCAGAAAGCGCCTCCTCAATATCGTACGTGCCGACGTTAAACGCGTAGACCGGTTGATCACCGACATTTCCGATGCCTCGCGCCTCGATGCCGAGCTGTCCCGCGAAACCGCAACCCCGGTCGATATCGCCAAGCTGCTCGAGACCATTGTCGAGATATACAAAATGATGGAGCTGCCGCGCGGGGTGCAGATCGCGCTCGACATCCATCTGCCCCATGATGCCGCCGTGATGGGCCGTGACGAACGCCTGGGACAGGTCATTCGCAATCTGATCGACAACGCCGTGTCATTCAGCCCGAAGGACGGCACCGTGACCATCACAGCGCATACCGACCCAGGTACTGTGGTCATCACGGTGGATGATCAAGGCCCTGGCATTCCACCCGACAATCTCGAGACCATCTTCAACCGCTTCTATACGGAGCGGCCGCAGGAGCATGATTTCGGCAAGAATTCAGGCCTCGGCCTTTCCATCGCACGCCAGATCACCGAAGGCGTCGGTGGGCGTATTTGGGCCGAGAACCGCACCAATGGCGGCGCGCGTTTCATCGTGGAACTGCCCTTGGCGGTCGCATGGCAGCATTGA
- a CDS encoding OPT family oligopeptide transporter, which produces MSGVSKRVAELTLRGVILGVLITFVFTAANVYIGLKVGLTFATSIPAAVISMVVLSAFKNSSILENNIVQTVASAAGTLSGIIFVLPGLVIIGWWTGFPFWTSFWICAGGGVLGVLFTIPLRRAMVTNSDLPYPEGVAAAEVLEVGSAARGEVTAETKEGLIALLYGAFGATILSVLTATRVAAGEAMGFFKVGNGVSGYHMSFSMALLGAGYLVGLSVGMAMLVGVLIAWAGAVPILTSMIPSGGAAPADFAASVWLHQVRFIGAGCIAVAAVWTLTKLAGPVVSGVIATMTASKKAKVTGDMTDVDLSPIWITVIGIASLIVIGWLVKMFVVGTPLAGLVDLLLLTAVPFIFFGGLIVAAITGYMAGLIGASNSPLSGVGILAILVCATLLVSVVQPEPNARAALVAFCLFTTAVVFAIGTISNNNLQDLKTGQLVGATPRAQQWALIIGVGAGSLVIPPVLNLLNNASGFAGAVHPATAHGAPLGAPQANLISALAQGVIEQHMDWKMIGIGAVIGVVVILIDALLGWKKWLRLPPLCIGMGIYLPMEITLPVVLGAVLGYCYDRFWAARTRDPEHSQRLGVLVASGMIVGESLFGVLLAGLIVTFNTGAPLALVSDNFGPAPYVGWIMFLVLISELYGWKIRRSRNSKPRTP; this is translated from the coding sequence GTGAGCGGTGTGAGCAAGCGCGTAGCGGAATTGACGCTGCGCGGAGTTATTCTCGGTGTACTGATTACTTTCGTGTTCACCGCGGCCAATGTGTATATCGGCCTCAAGGTCGGCCTGACCTTCGCCACCTCGATCCCGGCAGCGGTGATCTCGATGGTGGTGCTATCCGCCTTCAAGAATTCCTCGATCCTGGAAAACAACATCGTGCAGACCGTGGCCTCAGCCGCGGGCACCTTGTCCGGCATTATTTTCGTTCTGCCCGGCCTTGTGATCATCGGCTGGTGGACGGGCTTTCCGTTCTGGACCTCGTTCTGGATCTGCGCCGGTGGCGGCGTGCTGGGCGTGCTGTTCACAATCCCCTTGCGCCGCGCCATGGTGACCAATTCCGACCTGCCCTATCCCGAAGGCGTGGCCGCAGCCGAAGTCTTGGAAGTGGGCAGCGCCGCGCGCGGTGAAGTGACCGCCGAAACCAAAGAAGGCCTTATCGCCCTGCTCTATGGCGCGTTTGGCGCGACGATCCTTTCCGTGCTCACCGCAACGCGGGTGGCGGCGGGCGAAGCCATGGGCTTTTTCAAAGTAGGCAATGGCGTCTCGGGCTATCACATGTCCTTCTCGATGGCCCTGCTTGGGGCAGGCTATCTCGTCGGCCTCTCCGTCGGCATGGCGATGCTGGTCGGCGTCTTGATCGCCTGGGCTGGCGCGGTTCCGATCCTCACCTCCATGATCCCGTCAGGCGGAGCAGCCCCGGCCGATTTCGCCGCCTCCGTGTGGCTGCATCAGGTGCGTTTCATCGGCGCGGGCTGCATCGCGGTCGCCGCGGTATGGACGCTGACCAAGCTCGCGGGCCCCGTCGTCAGCGGCGTGATCGCCACCATGACCGCCTCGAAGAAGGCCAAGGTCACCGGCGACATGACCGATGTCGACCTCTCGCCCATTTGGATCACCGTCATCGGCATCGCCTCGCTGATCGTGATCGGCTGGCTGGTGAAGATGTTCGTGGTGGGCACCCCGCTCGCCGGGCTGGTTGACCTCTTATTGCTGACCGCAGTGCCATTCATTTTCTTCGGGGGCCTCATTGTGGCGGCCATCACCGGCTACATGGCGGGACTGATCGGCGCCTCCAACAGCCCGCTTTCCGGTGTCGGCATCCTTGCCATCCTGGTTTGCGCCACCTTACTCGTCTCGGTGGTACAGCCCGAGCCAAATGCCCGCGCTGCGCTGGTCGCCTTCTGTCTTTTCACCACGGCAGTGGTCTTCGCCATCGGCACCATCTCCAACAATAACCTGCAAGACCTGAAAACCGGCCAGCTTGTCGGCGCTACGCCGCGCGCGCAGCAATGGGCCCTTATCATCGGTGTCGGCGCAGGCTCACTGGTGATCCCGCCGGTGCTGAACCTGCTCAACAATGCCAGCGGCTTTGCGGGCGCGGTGCATCCGGCCACCGCCCATGGAGCTCCGCTCGGCGCGCCTCAGGCCAATCTCATCTCGGCCCTCGCCCAAGGCGTGATCGAGCAGCATATGGACTGGAAAATGATCGGTATCGGCGCCGTGATCGGTGTGGTGGTGATCCTGATCGACGCCCTGCTCGGCTGGAAGAAATGGCTGCGTCTGCCGCCGCTCTGCATCGGTATGGGCATCTATCTGCCGATGGAAATCACCCTGCCGGTCGTGCTCGGCGCGGTGCTGGGCTATTGCTATGACCGCTTCTGGGCCGCGCGTACCCGCGATCCGGAACATTCCCAGCGCCTGGGCGTGCTGGTCGCCTCGGGCATGATCGTGGGCGAGAGCCTCTTCGGCGTGCTCCTGGCGGGTCTTATCGTGACGTTCAATACCGGCGCGCCGCTCGCCCTGGTGTCGGACAATTTCGGACCCGCCCCGTATGTCGGCTGGATCATGTTCCTGGTCCTCATCTCCGAGCTCTATGGCTGGAAGATCCGCCGCTCACGCAACTCCAAACCGCGCACGCCGTAA